From the genome of Mugil cephalus isolate CIBA_MC_2020 chromosome 2, CIBA_Mcephalus_1.1, whole genome shotgun sequence, one region includes:
- the LOC125004316 gene encoding nucleoredoxin-like protein 1 produces the protein MVDLFLNRVLVENNWDQDELNTEREITGILENRILMLFFASADCDKCQRFVHVLNDFFKRLKDPAYIEYPKLLALIYVSLDQSEEQQERFLRDLHKKVLFLAFEDPYRKELQTMFKVKDVPTVVVLRPDGSILSPNAVQDICRLGSDCFRDWQESTELVERSFMLNEEFDNLNLRSATDPVRRLKYKTEDDKRKKRWWNFWGKGTEGTVEDRETNGTWDMKKNEGDKGTWWKS, from the exons ATGGTGGACCTGTTCCTCAACCGAGTTCTGGTCGAGAACAACTGGGACCAGGACGAACTCAACACAGAGCGTGAGATCACCGGGATCCTTGAAAACCGCATCCTGATGCTGTTCTTCGCATCAGCAGACTGTGACAAGTGCCAGCGGTTTGTGCATGTCCTGAATGATTTCTTTAAAAGACTGAAAGATCCAGCGTATATCGAATACCCAAAACTGCTCGCACTCATCTACGTCAG cctggaccaatcagaggagcagcaggagagatTTCTCAGAGATCTGCACAAAAAGGTTCTTTTTCTGGCCTTTGAGGATCCGTATAGGAA ggaACTGCAGACCATGTTTAAGGTGAAGGACGTACCAACCGTAGTGGTGCTGCGTCCTGACGGCTCTATCCTCTCTCCAAACGCTGTGCAGGACATCTGTCGTTTGGGTTCTGATTGTTTCCGTGACTGGCAAGAGTCAACCGAGCTTGTCGAGAGGAGCTTCATGCTCAACGAGGAGTTTGACAACCTTAATCTGCGCAGTGCCACTGACCCCGTGAGGAGGCTCAAGTACAAGACAGAGGACgacaagaggaaaaagagatggTGGAACTTTTGGGGCAAGGGAACGGAGGGAACTGTGGAGGACAGGGAGACAAATGGAACATGGGATATGAAGAAAAATGAGGGAGATAAAGGCACATGGTGGAAAAGTtaa
- the LOC125004430 gene encoding nucleoredoxin-like protein 1: protein MVELFMDRVLVKNNKDQDELDTEHEIVLRLQNRILMLFFASAASETCQEFAPTVSDFFKRLTDEFYVDRSAQLVLLYISLDESEEQQESFLKELPKKSLFLAYEDPYRRELEAMFNVEELPTVVVLRPDCSILIPNAVEEILRLGPDCYRNWQEAAELIDRNFMINDDFQEKSMRSFSDPVRRLKYKVEDEKKKKKKKKGRRWGGGGGGEEGGEADGGADDKEGGGSPW, encoded by the exons ATGGTGGAGTTATTCATGGATCGGGTTCTGGTGAAGAACAACAAGGACCAGGACGAGTTGGACACAGAACATGAGATCGTCTTGCGGCTGCAGAACCGAATCCTGATGCTCTTCTTTGCATCTGCTGCAAGTGAGACATGCCAGGAGTTTGCCCCCACCGTCTCTGACTTTTTCAAACGGCTGACAGATGAATTCTATGTGGATCGCTCTGCTCAGCTGGTTCTCCTGTACATTAG TTTGGATGAGTCAGAGGAACAGCAAGAAAGCTTCCTCAAAGAGCTCCCCAAGAAAAGCCTGTTCCTGGCCTACGAGGACCCCTACAGGAG GGAGCTGGAGGCCATGTTTAATGTGGAGGAACTGCCCACAGTGGTGGTGCTGCGTCCCGACTGCTCCATCCTCATCCCTAATGCGGTGGAGGAGATACTCCGCCTCGGCCCTGACTGCTACCGCAATTGGCAGGAAGCAGCGGAGCTCATCGACAGAAACTTCATGATCAATGATGATTTTCAGGAGAAGTCCATGCGCAGCTTCAGCGACCCTGTGAGACGGCTTAAGTACAAGGTGGaagacgagaagaagaaaaagaagaagaaaaaaggcagacggtggggtggaggtggaggtggggaggaAGGAGGCGAGGCGGATGGTGGGGCTGATgacaaggaaggaggagggtcACCATGGTGA